A single genomic interval of Trichosurus vulpecula isolate mTriVul1 chromosome 6, mTriVul1.pri, whole genome shotgun sequence harbors:
- the LOC118854062 gene encoding olfactory receptor 508-like: protein MTGKNYTIVREFFILGLTDDPVLRVLFFVAFLGIYFVILLGNLSIIVLIQKSSQLHTPMYLFLSHLAFVDIGLSSSVMPVMLLNFLGDITSVTLQGCVVQLCSFVNLGTAECFLLAVMAYDRYVAICSPLLYSTHMSTRVCTLLVITSYLGGCVNAWTFTGCLLNLSFCGPNKINHFFCDYSPLLKLSCSHGPLVEILPSFSSGSIIVMTVLIITISYVYILLSVLKIRSIEGRSKAFSTCTSHLTAVTLYFGTITFIYVLPKSIYSSDQNKVVSLFYSVMIPMLNPLIYSLRNKEVKRAMKKLIGTKHLFS, encoded by the coding sequence ATGACTGGGAAAAACTACACTATTGTGAGAGAATTCTTTATTTTAGGATTAACAGATGACCCAGTTCTTCGTGTCTTGTTCTTTGTGGCATTTCTAGGgatctattttgtcattttacttgGAAATCTCAGCATCATAGTATTGATCCAAAAGAGCTCCCAACTTCATACTCCAATGTACCTTTTCCTCAGCCACTTGGCTTTTGTGGATATTgggctttcctcatctgtcatgcCTGTGATGCTCCTGAACTTCCTTGGGGACATAACCTCAGTCACTTTGCAAGGCTGTGTGGTCCAACTTTGTTCTTTTGTCAACTTAGGGACAGCTGAGTGTTTCCTGCTGGCTGTGATGGCTTATGATCGGTATGTGGCCATCTGTAGCCCCCTACTCTACTCCACCCACATGTCTACCAGGGTCTGCACTCTGTTAGTCATCACATCCTACCTGGGTGGTTGTGTGAATGCTTGGACCTTTACTGGTTGCTTATTGAATTTGTCTTTTTGTGGCCCTAATAAAATCAATCACTTCTTCTGTGACTACTCACCCTTGCTGAAACTTTCTTGTTCCCATGGTCCTCTTGttgaaattcttccttctttctcttcggGATCGATAATTGTAATGACTGTTTTAATCATAACTATCTCTTATGTATACATCCTGTTGTCAGTCCTGAAGATACGCTCCATTGAGGGGAGATCCAAAGCTTTCTCCACATGTACTTCCCACCTTACTGCTGTTACACTTTACTTTGGGACAATTACATTCATTTACGTGTTGCCCAAGTCAATATATTCATCTGATCAGAACAAAGTGGTTTCCCTTTTCTACTCTGTAATGATCCCCATGTTGAACCCCCTGATCTATAGTCTGAGGAACAAGGAAGTGAAGAGGGCCATGAAAAAATTGATAGGCACAAAACACTTATTTTCATAA